AAATTAATCAAGGGCTTGATTTATTATCAAGCCCCTATAGTAGAAAAAAGCAAAATAGTATGTGGATATTACGATTGTTTGTTTTATTTCGTTTCCTCTGCTCCAGCGAGGCTTAGCAACCGCATTATTTCAGTAAAATTGTTTCGGTCCGCAATAGAATATGCGCTATCACCCTCATTAGTTTTAGCATTTATATCCGCCCCGTGATCAATAAGCGCGCGAACGATTACCGTATTCCCATTTTTCGCCGCATATAATAATGCAGTCCAACCGTCAGCTGTTTTCGCATTGACATCTGCATTCTTTTCCAATAATAGATTGACAATATCAGAGTTGTTTTTATTAGTTGCCAAGATTAATGCAGTTAATCCGGTATTAGTTGCCGCATTAACTTCCGCCCCGTTAGCGAGTAATAGTCGAACCAAGTTACTGTTACCATTTTTTACCGAGATTAATAATGCTGTCCAGCCATCGGTTGTTTGTGCATTGGCATCCGCTTTATTGGTTAACAGAAATTCAACCAGTTCAGATTTATTTTTTTCAACAGCGAATAACAACGGAGTCCAGCCATCATTAGTTTTCGCATTAACATCCGCGCCTTTTTCCACAAGTAACTTAACCATATCAGGACTATTCTTATCAACCGCGATATGTAATGCGGTCCATCCTTGACTATTTTTTGCATCGAGGTTTGCTTTATTTGCCAGCAGGAGTTTAACCATATCGAGGTCGTTATGTTTAACAGCAAAATGTAATGCGGTCATATTATTCGTTGTATCTTTTGTATTGACATCCATCCCCGCCAAAAGGAATAAATTGACTGCGGTTGTATCTCCTTTTTCAACACAAGTTAAAAATGTTTTTTGCGTAAATTCGAGTTTTTGATTCTCTAACGCACGTCGAGCTTCTGACGGAGTTTCAGCCAAGGCAATATTGGCACAAAGGAAAATGGTAGCAATAAGGTTAATTAATATCCGTTTGGACTCCATAACAATTTTCCCTCCATCATAGAGTGTTATTAAAAAAATTATACGATTTATTTATTGCACTGTCAAGATGAAAAACGTTAGAGATAATAACGATGCCCAATAGCGATAATAACTATTTTCGAGATAACTTCAGCGATGAACAAGGCGATGATAAATCCGATAATCGCTTTCCCGCCGGTAACATTGCAGGAAACCGCAAATCCCCGATACATCAGGATAATCATCCACATCAGCATAACTAAAACGACCAGCACTATCCCTATTAAGATTATCAGTGCTCTGATATTTTCAGTTATAATTGGTAATACATTCATCGGAGTTACCGTCATCAGTTTTTCAATTAATCCCTGATATCCGGGGAGCAACGCAATTAATGCCATAATTAATCCCGGGAAACGCGCTAACGCTTGGGTACCGAAAATATCGACAATACGGTATTTAGTTTTTGAAATTACCTTTGCAACGATAAGTAATACGAATCCGAGTGATAGCCAATTAGTAAAAATTTCTACTAGATGCAGCCATATTGGGACTGGATTAGATCCGAAATGAAAATCGAGAACACCATCGAAATGAGAACTACTCAACCAAGCGATTAGTCCAGTAATCAACATTACGAACAGTCCAATGATAAGCGCTTTACCACCAGCAAGATAATAAAACGGATTAAACAACCAGGTTATAACCTGATTGTCGGGTTTTTGATTGTCCATATACCCTCCTGTATTTAACCAATAGCGTATTAAGCAAATTAAACGAACCAGTTAAATCATTCTCCATCAATATCAGCATCAATAAGTTGTTGATTGGTTAATTCTAAATTCTAAATTAGAAGATTTTTGGATTGCGCGAACGAACTCATCTGGTTTCTGTGAGCCGATAAGAATCCGTTTGCCGTTTTTTAAGATAAGCTGAACGCCTCGGTTCCCGCTAACATTATATGCGGTCCCATTCCACCCAAAGCGAATACCCCAGCCACCGTATTCCGCTATAGGTCGATAGGTTCTTGCTTCATAATGCTTAATATCAGTAAACAAGATTTTCCGGCGGACAAAAGGATAGAACCAAATTAAAATCCCATCTTGATGTACTTCAGAGATTAGTTTTAAGATATACAACAGGGAGGGGATTCCAATTGCAATGAGAAACATTAAAGAGCCGAAAATAATTAATTCAAATTCCGTATTCAGCAACAGCTGATTTCCTCTCGAGTGACCGAAAATAAGCTGTTTAACCATAAGATATCCAACAATAAAAATTTCGAGAAAACATAAGAGAATCAGCAGCCAGAGCCATTTTTGCCGGAATTGCTGTTCTTCATGAAACAGAACCTGAGGTTGTGAATAATTATTATTTTTCTGCATAAATCTATTTCTCGGTTAGCGTTTTTAATTGTTCTATTATTGCATCTAGTCGATTCCGGACAGTTGGATAAGAAATTCCATAATTCTGCGCCATAGTTTTCAGACTACCACTAGACTTAACGAGGTCAATAATAAATTCTTGTTCTTTTTGTCCGAGTTTCGAAAGAACCGAAAGTTCAAACTTTCCTTCAACCGCAGTCGAACAATTTGGACAGATTAACCGTGCAACTTCCAATAATTGATTACAACTCGGACATTGAGTCGGCAACTTTTTTTCTCCTAGCTGTTCCATAAAATTAACCTACATTCAAAAAAAAGTTTAATCTTACAGTAAATATAATATACCATATTATCAATTATGTCAACTTAAATATAAATAATATTAAATATATATTTAATTATTTTAATTTTTATTACGTTCTGTATCGATAGGAACGAGGTTCTTTCGCTTGAACGTATACTCCTAATAAACTTTAGCCGGTAAAACTAAAACAATGCTGTTCATACTTTTTTTTAATGCGAGATTTATATTAATTAGTTGGATGTGATACCGGTATTAATTTCCATTTTCCACGCTTGAATACATACCATAATCCGACGGTTCTTCCGAACCAGTCAATCGCTGTCGCAAGCCAAACCCCTGCTAATCCCCAACCGAAGGTTATAGCAAAAAGGTAAACTACGCCAAACCGGAAAAGTAATACACAAACTATCATATTATATAATGGTGATTTTGTATCGCCGGCACCGCGAAGACATCCGGATAATATCATCGTATACGATAAAAATGGCAATTCTAACGCCGATATCTGCAACGCTAATCCAGCTAATCGGATTACCTCTGGAGTTGCACCGAATAATACTACAATAGAATGAGCAAAACTGACGAAAATAATGCCTAATCCAAGCATGAAACCAGTAGTCCATAACATCGCTCGTCTAACACTAAGTTCAGCAATGTCTGTTTTTCTTGCGCCAAGGGACTGACCGACAATAGTCATCACCGCAACATTAATCCCAAAAGCTGGCATAAACGCTAACGATTCTAGCCGAACCGCAATAAAATGCGCAGCAATAGCAATTGTTCCAAGCATAGCGATTATTTTCATAAAGATTAAATGAGCTCCACTTCCGATAAACCGTTCTATAGCAACCGGATATGCGAGTGTAATTAATTCTTTCAACAACTGTTTATTCCAGCAGAAAAAATTTCGAACTGGAAGCTTGATATGTGACCAACCCCTTTCAAGCATGAATAGTGCAAAAAGTCCGCCAAGCGCTTGAGCAATCATTGAACCATAGGCAACACCAATAAGTCCTAAATTGAATCCAAAAGCTAAGATAATACAGAGCAAAATATTGATGACATTCATGGTAACAGTAATATACATTGGTGATTTCGTATCTCCGCTACCGCGCATAATTCCGCTGGCAATAAACATTAGCATTTCAAGCGGTATAGTAATAATAACGATTCGTAGATATGTTCCACCGAGTTTAATTACTGGTTCGCTCGCACCAAACCAATGAAACAAACTATCGGATAATAGGAACCCGACGAACATCAAACCGAGTCCAAAAAATAGTCCGAAACATAACGCCTGATTCCCATACCGCTGCGCCTTATCATATTCTTTGGCGCCCCAATTTCGCGCAACTAACGATGTGGTTGCCACCGCTATCCCTTGAAACGGTGCCATCGTTACCATAAACAATGTTCCGGCTAACATAGTACCAGCTAATGCATTCGCATCTTTCAGCCATCCGACAATAAATGCATCCGCTAGATAAACTAACATTCCCATAAGGTTCTCGATAATCGCTGGGAATGCCAGTGACCACATTGTCCGATTTAATTTTTCTGGTCGAAGGTCAAGCGATTTCCGTGGTTCAATCTGACTTTCATCAATAAATTTTTCTTCAACTTCGTTCATAACATGGTATTTTTGTGTCTAGTAAAAAACCATAGAAAAAAACAGGGCTTGATATATCAAGCCCCTATATCAATTAACCTATATCCTGCTCTTATTATTTAAATTGACCGAACAGGCATTTGAACAATATCATCAATTTCAATTTGTTCATTTACGAAAAAGGGTTCCGCATAGATCTTTTGAATCAATAGTCCGTAATGCCGTGCACGGATCCGCATCACGTCAAAAACATCGGTTCTGGTAAATGGAACTTCTTCTCCAGGTCGTATATCTTCAAACTGGGATTTATATGCTTTAACCGCCTCAATTTTCCGGGCGAATTGGTCGGTAATATCAACCAAAAAACTTGGCCTAATATCTTGAAAATACATCGTTGCATATATGATTTTAAAAGGTCGATGTGGTTCCGCACCTGTGTCGAGTTTTTTCAATCCGGATAAATAACAAGCTTCATACGCCAGTTTTGGAGTCGTATAATGGTCTGGATGTCTGCCTTTCCAATATGGCAAAATAACGACTTTCGGTCGATATCTCCGAATTAAATGAACGAGTTTTAGCTTATTTTCATAACTATTTTCAACTCGAGCATCTGGAAGCTCAAGATTCTCACGAACAGATACCCCCATAATCTTTGCTGCAACAGCTGCTTCTTCAGCGCGAAGTTTCGCTGACCCGCGAGTTCCCATTTCACCCTGAGTTAAATCAACTATTCCAACGGTATATCCTTTATCTACCATTTTAATTAACGTTCCACCGCAGGTTATTTCAGTATCGTCGCGGTGCGCAGAAACTGCCAATACATCTAAAGTCGTTTTATCCGACATAACCAATACTCCTTTTCAGCTAAATTCTAAATTCACATTTGTGGTTAAGATTAGCGTCGGGAAGAAACGTTTTGTTTCAAATTTTGATATTCAGATTTTAAATTCCCTATTTTCGAAAGAGAAATGCTGTAACATTTCTTCTGCAGTATCAGCCAATAACTTTTCGGCGTTTTGCATTGCATATTCTAATGTCATTGACGGTCGCAACAAACTATATAATTTATCTATTCCATAATTAAACAGAATATTGGCATCATCAGCAACTGACCCACCGATTGCAACTACCGGGACGCCAAACTGTTTCGCAACTCGGGCGATTCCAACAGGTGCTTTTCCTTGTGCAGTTTGTGCGTCAAGTTTTCCTTCCCCGGTAATAACCAACGCCGCATTCTGCATTTTATCTGCTAACCCAGTTGCTTCGATAACTATATCTATCCCCGGTTTTAATTCTGCACCGAGAAATGCAACCAAGCCAGCGCCAAGGCCACCGGCAGCGCCCGCTCCAGGTAGAGTATCAATATTGATGTTCAGCTCCCGCGCAACGATACGCACAAAATGTCGCATATTCCATTCAAGCTGTTCAACCATTTCAGGAGTGGCTCCTTTTTGTGGCGCATATAATTTTGCGGTACCGGACTCGCCAGTGAGCGGAATATTAACATCACAAGCAACAATAATTTTCGTAGTTCGAACGCGTGGGTCAAGCTCAGATAAATCTATTTTCGCTAACCGTTCTAATGCTTTCCCACCATATCCTATTGGCAACCCATCTGCAGCAAGTAGTTTTACTCCCAGAGCTTGTGCCATCCCCGTACCAGCATCTGTCGTTGCGCTTCCGCCAATACCAATGATAATTTTATTTACGCCCTCGTCGAGTGCGGATTTAATCAATTCGCCGGTACCATAGGTTGAAGTAACCATAGGATTGCGCAGTTTTGGTGGAACCAGCCGGAGACCAGAGGCAGCTGCCATTTCAATTACAGCGGTATTACAGTCGCCAAGGATCCCGAATTGCGCTAGGATACGGTTCCCAAGTGGATCAGTAACACGAACGGTTCGATATATGCCATGGGTCGCAGTAACTAAAGCTTCTACTGTTCCATCACCACCATCAGCAAAGGGAATTTTAACTATTTCCGCGTCAGGAAGAACCCGGCGGATTCCGCGTTCAATAGCATTGGCGACCTGCGGTGAACTTAAACATTCTTTAAACGCATTCGGCGCAATAATAATTTTCTTTCGAATATCCATGTTAATAAAAAATTTTAACATGAAGACAAGAGCTTACGCTAATATTACTTTCGTTCCGTTTACCATATACTGCAATCGGAATATAGTTTTTGATTTTCTACTTGACAATGTTAGTAAGTGTATATTAATTTAACCATACCAAGAAAGCTTCGTAACCCTATTTATTTTTAGCTATCTGTCTCAATCAAAGGAGGAAAAAAACGAGTATGAATATGACTGAATTGTTGCATTTAACCATAGATAAAGGAGCATCAGATTTGCATATTGCGGTTGGTCGTCCACCAATGTTACGGATTGATGGAAAACTGGTTCCGACCGGATTTGAAAATCTAACCCCAGAAGAATCTAAGCGACTTATATATAGTATTCTAACCGATGCACAACGCCAAAAATTCGAACTGGATAAAGAATTAGATTTTTCATTAAGTCTGCATGAATTTGGCCGGTTTCGGGTGAATGTACACTATCAACGGGGCACTGTTGCTGCAGCGTTACGAACCATTCCGATGCGAATCCTAACTTTGCAAGAATTAAAACTTCCGGAGGTTATCCCTTCGGTACTTGACCATACTTCAGGTTTGATTCTGGTTACCGGTCCTACTGGGTCAGGGAAATCCACTACGTTAGCAGCAATGATTGATTATATAAATGAAAAACGGACTGACCATATTATCACCATCGAAGACCCGATAGAATATCTCCATAAACATAAAAACTGTGTGATTGAACAGCGAGAAGTGGCTGCGGATACCAATTCGTTTGTTTCTGCGTTAAAATATGTTCTGCGCCAAGACCCGGATGTTATTTTAATTGGGGAAATGCGCGATTTGGAAACTATTGCAGCGGCGTTAACCGCAGCAGAAACTGGACATTTAGTTCTAGCTACGTTACATACGATTGATACTGCCCAGACAGTTGACCGAGTAGTGGACGTTTTTCCACCACATCAGCAGCAGCAGATTCGAACTCAACTAGCTAATGTTCTTCTAGCAGTATTCTGCCAGCGACTGTTACCAATGGCAACCGGTTCCGGTCGTATTGCCGCGATTGAAGTGATGATATCAACTCCAGCAATTGCAACACTCATCCGGGAAGGGAAAACGCATCAAATTCCATCCGCGATCGAAACCAGTTATCAAAAAGGAATGCAAACTATGGATCGCGCGCTCGGCAATCTCCTCCGTCGCAATTTGATAACGTATGAAGAAGCGGTAAAATATGCGAAAAAACCAGAAGAATTAAACCGATATGCCTAACTGATAAATTTCAAATTGCAGGGGCTCCAAATAAATCTTGAATTCCAATTACTAAAAAATCTGAGTATCGTCTATTTTCATTTGGAATGTATTTAACATTTTAGTTTTGAAAAGAAAATTATTTAGGGAGGCAAACATGAAACAAATCAAGATTTCATACGTTTTGGGGAGCCTATTGATTATGGTTATAGTTCTTACGGAAATGACCGTAGCGGATATTGGATTAAAAGGAAAGAAGATTATTATTGATGCTGGGCATGGACCGGATTTAGGTGCGGTTGGACTATATGGTCTAACTGAACGCGAATTAAATCTGAAAGTAGCAAAATATTTGAGTCAATATCTAACGGATGCTGGGGCAACGGTCGTTATGACCCGGGAAGATGATAGTGGCCCATATTCTGGCCGAACGGTAGCGGCACATAGTTTAGCGGCGCGAGTAAAAATGGCAACGGAGGAAAAATGCGATTTATTTCTATCAATTCATCATAATGCAAATGCACAAGCGGATCGCAGTGTTAATCAGATAGAGGTCTTCTATAACATTTATGATTTCGGTCCGTCAAAAGATGCTGCGCAATATATCTACGATTCGCTAGTCAATGAATTGCATATCCCGAAAGGGTATCCTACGGTAATGCCAGCAGAATACTATGTATTACGGAAAGCGGTCGGATATCCTGCAGTGTTAGGCGAAGCAGCGTTTATTATTAATCCACAAGCGGAACTGTTGCTCAGAACAGAGGAATATCAGCAAAAAGAAGCGAAAGCGTATTTTGAAGGAATAAAACGTTATTTTGATGCCGGGATTTTAACCATAACGAAACTGCAACCAGCTGATGGCGAAATTTTAACTGATACGGCACTACCAAGAATATCCGCTGAACTTACCGAAGAAAAAGGCGGTCCTGGTATAGATATTGATTCAATTCAGGTCAAACTTGATGAGAAACCGGTATCATTTCAGCTTCGGGGAAATAAAATTAATTATATTCCGGAAAAACCGTTGACCAATGGGGAGCACACGATTACGATTGATGCACGAAATAAAAAAGGAAACGCAGCGATGACCGCAAAAAGTACATTTCTCGTCCAGCTTCCTCCGGAACAAATTGAAGTGAAAGTTGAACCAAAACAAATTCCGCCTGATGGTAACGCAGATGTATTAATTACCGCAATGGTTAAAGATAAACATAATAATCCTATTGGAGATGGTGTTTTGGTAACCTTTCTAGCGGATAACCGGTATTTTGGTAAAGCATTGACTCATCAAGGAAACGCTAGAATATATTATCCCGGGAAACCCTTTATGACTACCACACCGATTGTTGCAAAAACCCAATCGAAAACAGATATAACGACACTTGAATCGAATTTAGATTCGCTCGGAATGATTATCGGAACTGTAAAAACGAGAACCGGGACCCCGATTCCGAATGCAACTATTAAACTGGTAGAAAATGCTATAGGAACAACAAATTCTGATGGCTGGTTTTATATCAGTGAACTCGGTGCTGGAGAATATCCGCTCAGCATTGAGAGCAACGGATATATTTCGACAACTAAATTAGTGCAAGTTAAACCAGCCACGTGTACGAAACTTTTGATAACCTTAGACCCGGTAGCTGATGGTGTTTTTCATAATAAATTGTTTATCATAGATCCGGCATATGGCGGAGCACAAAGTGGCGCGGTTGGTCCCTCGGGTTTAAGTGCCGCGCAAGTTAATCTGAAAGTAGGGTTAGAACTTCAGCAATTACTGCGCCAAGCGGGAGCGAACGTGATTATGACGCGAACAGATAATACTTCGTTACTTTCCGACCAAGAAAAAGCCGTTCTCGATGCGACTACTGATAACGATTTATTTCTGATCATCAATTTTGGTCGCGCAGTTGATAGCACCCAAAACTATATGGCAATATATCACTATCCCGGTCAGCGGATATCACTATCGAAACATATTTTAGATTCCTTACAGAAGAAGTTCGGGTATCCATTCATTCCATACATTGGCCAGTATGGAAAAGATGGACTAATTGATAATTCCGATTATTTGATTGTCCAAAGTTATGGTATTCGCATTGAACCGTCGTTGATTTCGAATCCAGAGGAAGAAACTCGATTGAAAAATGAATCGTATTTGCGCGAGATAGCACAAGCTATCTACGATGGGCTTCTCGCCTATTACAAAGAACAGCTGAAATAATTATTGCTGCATCTTTCATTTTAGCGAGTTAAAAGGAGGTGGTCTCTTTCTAGCTTCGGTTTTTTCTCTCCCAAACCAGTTCCGCTTCCGGCCTTCGTAAATAGTGGGGTTCTAGTTTTAAGGGGTCATCTTGAATACCAACCCTTAATTTCTGAAGGCCTAATTCGGCCACACTACTTGGTAAGACCATCTGGAGATTCGTCGGGGCAAAAGAAGCGTAATTGCCAAGTTTTACTAAAATATCATTACGAAATTTCCTGACTCCATTACCACTAAATATACATGGAAATGTAATGTGATTTAGAAGATTTTGCAACGGAATAACGGTATCTTTCATGATGGTATCAAGATGACCATTGTGCGCTTGATAGACCGCAGCATATACTTCTCCGCGGGATGCATCCAGTATAGAACAGATAGCCCGATTCGTTAGGCTTAACGGAAACGCGAGTGCAGATAAAGTAGAAATCCCGATTAAAGGAAGCCGGTTCAAAACCGCTAAACTTTTAGCGGCCATAACGCCGATTCGTAACCCGGTAAACGAACCAGGACCAATCGCTACTGCAATTCCATTGATATCTTGTATTGTCAACTGCGTATTGTGAAATATGGTATCTAGTGCTGGAAATAACCGGGCGGAATGCGTTACAGTTAAATCGAGCTGATAGTTTGCAAGCACATACGTATCGTTGACAATAGCGACACCGCCGGTCGTGGTGGAAGTATCGATTCCAAGAACAAGCATAGGCAAATGTTTATAGCAAAATGTTAAATAACCATCACAACTTTAAAGTTTCAAATAAGTTTCTAATAAGGTCGTATATTTTTCTCCTATTGGGGTAATCGTCATGATTCGCTGCTGTTCATTATTTTGGTCAAGTGTAAATCGAATTTCAATTCGGTCTAGGGGTAGCACGGCTGGGAATCGTTCAGCCCATTCAATAACGATTACTCCGTTTTGATTTAGATAGTCCTGCCACCCGAGTGCCCAGATTTCCTCTACCGATTTTAGCCGATAGAAATCAAAGTGGTACAGCCGCAATCGACCCTGATATTCATTAACAAGCGTGAAACTCGGGCTATGTATCGGTTCAGTTATCCCTAACCCTTCAGCGAGACCTTGAACAAAAACTGTTTTTCCACTGCCCAATTCGCCACACAGCCCGATACATTCACCACCAACGAAGAATTGACCAAATTGGTTACCTAACCTTCGGGTCTCTTGTGCTGAGTATGTTTGGAGACGCATTGATGTTCTATGCATACACTATTTATATCTTGAATGTTTACTTGAATATTTCCTGAATGCAATTTCTCTTCTGTAGCCTATACTTAATGTTTTGATTGAATAAGCTTTTAATTTCTTCTAGTTTCCACTATGTCTTTCTTGGTTATCCTTAACCTAACACTCTATGTGGTTAGTCTTTTGCTTAATCTTCGGATTTCGAAGTTCGGATTTGCTGTTTCAAATATGCTTCAATAAATGGCGTCAGTTCGCCATCCATAACCGACTGAATGTCTCCCAGCTCGACTCCAGTTCGATGGTCTTTCACCAGCCGATATGGATGAAAAATATAGGTTCGAATCTGATTACCCCACGCAATATCTTTCTTTGCCTGTTGGATTTTTTCTGCTTCCAGTTTCTTTTTGCGTTGTTCATATTCATACAATCGGGCGCGTAAAATTTTCATTGCCATAGCGCGGTTGCTATGTTGTGACCGTTCATTCTGACAAGAAACAACTATCCCGGTCGGGAGGTGAGTTATTCGAACTGCTGAATCGGTTACATTTACATGCTGTCCCCCAGCACCGCTTGACCGAAATGTATCAATACGTAGATCGGATTCTTTAATCTCAATTTCGATACTTTCATCTATTTCCGGGTATACAAACACTGCGGCAAATGAAGTATGTCGTCGCTTATTCGCATCAAACGGAGATATACGAATTAACCGATGAATACCGATTTCGGATTTCAGATATCCAAATGCATAATCTCCTTTAACCAGAACAGTAGCACTTTTAATTCCGGCTTCATCCCCTGGCTGGATTGCTATCAGCTCGGTTTTGAACCCCTGCTGTTCTGCCCAGCGAAGATACATTCGCAGTAACATATTCGCCCAATCACAGGATTCGGTCCCACCAGCGCCAGGATGTAATTCGAGAAAACAATTATGTTTATCAAATTCATTATTCAATATACTTTTAACTTCTAATGTGGTCAACTCGCGGTTTAATCGGTTAATATTCG
This sequence is a window from bacterium. Protein-coding genes within it:
- a CDS encoding DUF6141 family protein, with translation MQKNNNYSQPQVLFHEEQQFRQKWLWLLILLCFLEIFIVGYLMVKQLIFGHSRGNQLLLNTEFELIIFGSLMFLIAIGIPSLLYILKLISEVHQDGILIWFYPFVRRKILFTDIKHYEARTYRPIAEYGGWGIRFGWNGTAYNVSGNRGVQLILKNGKRILIGSQKPDEFVRAIQKSSNLEFRINQSTTY
- a CDS encoding N-acetylmuramoyl-L-alanine amidase — its product is MVIVLTEMTVADIGLKGKKIIIDAGHGPDLGAVGLYGLTERELNLKVAKYLSQYLTDAGATVVMTREDDSGPYSGRTVAAHSLAARVKMATEEKCDLFLSIHHNANAQADRSVNQIEVFYNIYDFGPSKDAAQYIYDSLVNELHIPKGYPTVMPAEYYVLRKAVGYPAVLGEAAFIINPQAELLLRTEEYQQKEAKAYFEGIKRYFDAGILTITKLQPADGEILTDTALPRISAELTEEKGGPGIDIDSIQVKLDEKPVSFQLRGNKINYIPEKPLTNGEHTITIDARNKKGNAAMTAKSTFLVQLPPEQIEVKVEPKQIPPDGNADVLITAMVKDKHNNPIGDGVLVTFLADNRYFGKALTHQGNARIYYPGKPFMTTTPIVAKTQSKTDITTLESNLDSLGMIIGTVKTRTGTPIPNATIKLVENAIGTTNSDGWFYISELGAGEYPLSIESNGYISTTKLVQVKPATCTKLLITLDPVADGVFHNKLFIIDPAYGGAQSGAVGPSGLSAAQVNLKVGLELQQLLRQAGANVIMTRTDNTSLLSDQEKAVLDATTDNDLFLIINFGRAVDSTQNYMAIYHYPGQRISLSKHILDSLQKKFGYPFIPYIGQYGKDGLIDNSDYLIVQSYGIRIEPSLISNPEEETRLKNESYLREIAQAIYDGLLAYYKEQLK
- a CDS encoding type IV pilus twitching motility protein PilT codes for the protein MNMTELLHLTIDKGASDLHIAVGRPPMLRIDGKLVPTGFENLTPEESKRLIYSILTDAQRQKFELDKELDFSLSLHEFGRFRVNVHYQRGTVAAALRTIPMRILTLQELKLPEVIPSVLDHTSGLILVTGPTGSGKSTTLAAMIDYINEKRTDHIITIEDPIEYLHKHKNCVIEQREVAADTNSFVSALKYVLRQDPDVILIGEMRDLETIAAALTAAETGHLVLATLHTIDTAQTVDRVVDVFPPHQQQQIRTQLANVLLAVFCQRLLPMATGSGRIAAIEVMISTPAIATLIREGKTHQIPSAIETSYQKGMQTMDRALGNLLRRNLITYEEAVKYAKKPEELNRYA
- a CDS encoding ankyrin repeat domain-containing protein, with the protein product MESKRILINLIATIFLCANIALAETPSEARRALENQKLEFTQKTFLTCVEKGDTTAVNLFLLAGMDVNTKDTTNNMTALHFAVKHNDLDMVKLLLANKANLDAKNSQGWTALHIAVDKNSPDMVKLLVEKGADVNAKTNDGWTPLLFAVEKNKSELVEFLLTNKADANAQTTDGWTALLISVKNGNSNLVRLLLANGAEVNAATNTGLTALILATNKNNSDIVNLLLEKNADVNAKTADGWTALLYAAKNGNTVIVRALIDHGADINAKTNEGDSAYSIADRNNFTEIMRLLSLAGAEETK
- the tsaB gene encoding tRNA (adenosine(37)-N6)-threonylcarbamoyltransferase complex dimerization subunit type 1 TsaB codes for the protein MLVLGIDTSTTTGGVAIVNDTYVLANYQLDLTVTHSARLFPALDTIFHNTQLTIQDINGIAVAIGPGSFTGLRIGVMAAKSLAVLNRLPLIGISTLSALAFPLSLTNRAICSILDASRGEVYAAVYQAHNGHLDTIMKDTVIPLQNLLNHITFPCIFSGNGVRKFRNDILVKLGNYASFAPTNLQMVLPSSVAELGLQKLRVGIQDDPLKLEPHYLRRPEAELVWERKNRS
- the tsaE gene encoding tRNA (adenosine(37)-N6)-threonylcarbamoyltransferase complex ATPase subunit type 1 TsaE; translation: MHRTSMRLQTYSAQETRRLGNQFGQFFVGGECIGLCGELGSGKTVFVQGLAEGLGITEPIHSPSFTLVNEYQGRLRLYHFDFYRLKSVEEIWALGWQDYLNQNGVIVIEWAERFPAVLPLDRIEIRFTLDQNNEQQRIMTITPIGEKYTTLLETYLKL
- a CDS encoding MATE family efflux transporter, with translation MNEVEEKFIDESQIEPRKSLDLRPEKLNRTMWSLAFPAIIENLMGMLVYLADAFIVGWLKDANALAGTMLAGTLFMVTMAPFQGIAVATTSLVARNWGAKEYDKAQRYGNQALCFGLFFGLGLMFVGFLLSDSLFHWFGASEPVIKLGGTYLRIVIITIPLEMLMFIASGIMRGSGDTKSPMYITVTMNVINILLCIILAFGFNLGLIGVAYGSMIAQALGGLFALFMLERGWSHIKLPVRNFFCWNKQLLKELITLAYPVAIERFIGSGAHLIFMKIIAMLGTIAIAAHFIAVRLESLAFMPAFGINVAVMTIVGQSLGARKTDIAELSVRRAMLWTTGFMLGLGIIFVSFAHSIVVLFGATPEVIRLAGLALQISALELPFLSYTMILSGCLRGAGDTKSPLYNMIVCVLLFRFGVVYLFAITFGWGLAGVWLATAIDWFGRTVGLWYVFKRGKWKLIPVSHPTN
- the bshB1 gene encoding bacillithiol biosynthesis deacetylase BshB1, which produces MSDKTTLDVLAVSAHRDDTEITCGGTLIKMVDKGYTVGIVDLTQGEMGTRGSAKLRAEEAAVAAKIMGVSVRENLELPDARVENSYENKLKLVHLIRRYRPKVVILPYWKGRHPDHYTTPKLAYEACYLSGLKKLDTGAEPHRPFKIIYATMYFQDIRPSFLVDITDQFARKIEAVKAYKSQFEDIRPGEEVPFTRTDVFDVMRIRARHYGLLIQKIYAEPFFVNEQIEIDDIVQMPVRSI
- a CDS encoding glycerate kinase → MDIRKKIIIAPNAFKECLSSPQVANAIERGIRRVLPDAEIVKIPFADGGDGTVEALVTATHGIYRTVRVTDPLGNRILAQFGILGDCNTAVIEMAAASGLRLVPPKLRNPMVTSTYGTGELIKSALDEGVNKIIIGIGGSATTDAGTGMAQALGVKLLAADGLPIGYGGKALERLAKIDLSELDPRVRTTKIIVACDVNIPLTGESGTAKLYAPQKGATPEMVEQLEWNMRHFVRIVARELNINIDTLPGAGAAGGLGAGLVAFLGAELKPGIDIVIEATGLADKMQNAALVITGEGKLDAQTAQGKAPVGIARVAKQFGVPVVAIGGSVADDANILFNYGIDKLYSLLRPSMTLEYAMQNAEKLLADTAEEMLQHFSFENREFKI
- a CDS encoding DUF2089 domain-containing protein, which gives rise to MEQLGEKKLPTQCPSCNQLLEVARLICPNCSTAVEGKFELSVLSKLGQKEQEFIIDLVKSSGSLKTMAQNYGISYPTVRNRLDAIIEQLKTLTEK